In Choloepus didactylus isolate mChoDid1 chromosome 6, mChoDid1.pri, whole genome shotgun sequence, one DNA window encodes the following:
- the GRK2 gene encoding beta-adrenergic receptor kinase 1 isoform X1, with protein MADLEAVLADVSYLMAMEKSKATPAARASKKILLPEPSIRSVMQKYLEDRTEVTFEKIFSQKLGYLLFRDFCLHHLEEAKPLVEFYEEIKKYEKLETEEERWVRSREIFDSYIMKELLACSHPFSKSATEHVQGHLVKKLVPPDLFQPYIEEICHNLQGDVFQKFIESDKFTRFCQWKNVELNIHLTMNDFSVHRIIGRGGFGEVYGCRKADTGKMYAMKCLDKKRIKMKQGETLALNERIMLSLVSTGDCPFIVCMSYAFHTPDKLSFILDLMNGGDLHYHLSQHGVFSEADMRFYAAEIILGLEHMHNRFVVYRDLKPANILLDEHGHVRISDLGLACDFSKKKPHASVGTHGYMAPEVLQKGVAYDSSADWFSLGCMLFKLLRGHSPFRQHKTKDKHEIDRMTLTMAVELPDSFSPELRSLLEGLLQREVSRRLGCLGRGAQEVKESPFFRSLDWQMVFLQKYPPPLIPPRGEVNAADAFDIGSFDEEDTKGIKLLDSDQELYRNFPLTISERWQQEVAETVFDTVNAETDRLEARKKAKNKQLGHEDDYASGKDCIMHGYMSKLGNPFLTQWQRRYFYLFPNRLEWRGEGEAPQSLLTMEEIQAVEETQIKERKCLLLKIRGGKQFVLQCDSDPELVQWKKELRDAYREAQQLVQRVPKMKNKPRSPVVELSKVPLIQRGSANGL; from the exons CATCCGCAGCGTCATGCAGAAGTATCTGGAGGACCGCACCGAGGTAACCTTCGAGAAGATCTTCTCACAGAAGCTGG GGTACCTGCTCTTCAGGGATTTCTGCCTGCACCACCTGGAGGAGGCCAAGCCCTTGGTGGAGTTCTACGAGGAG ATCAAGAAATACGAGAAGCTGGAGACCGAGGAGGAGCGCTGGGTGCGCAGCCGGGAGATCTTCGACTCGTACATCATGAAGGAGCTGCTGGCCTGCTCGCAC CCCTTCTCAAAAAGTGCCACGGAGCACGTCCAGGGCCACCTGGTGAAGAAGCTGGTGCCTCCAGATCTCTTCCAG CCCTACATCGAAGAGATTTGTCACAACCTCCAAGGGGATGTGTTCCAGAAGTTCATTGAGAG TGATAAATTCACCCGGTTTTGCCAGTGGAAGAACGTGGAGCTCAACATCCAC ctgACCATGAATGACTTCAGCGTGCACCGCATCATTGGGCGCGGGGGCTTCGGGGAGGTCTACGGGTGCCGGAAGGCCGACACAGGCAAGAT GTACGCCATGAAGTGTCTGGACAAGAAGCGCATCAAGATGAAGCAGGGGGAGACCCTGGCCCTGAACGAGCGCATCATGCTGTCCCTCGTCAGCACCGGG GACTGCCCGTTCATCGTCTGCATGTCCTACGCCTTCCACACGCCCGACAAGCTCAGCTTCATCCTGGATCTCATGAACG GCGGGGACCTGCACTACCACCTGTCCCAGCACGGGGTCTTCTCCGAGGCCGACATGCGCTTCTACGCCGCGGAAATCATCCTGGGCTTGGAGCACATGCACAACCGCTTCGTAGTCTACCGGGACCTGAAG CCGGCCAACATCCTGCTGGACGAGCACGGCCACGTGCGGATCTCGGACCTGGGCCTGGCCTGCGACTTCTCCAAGAAGAAGCCCCACGCTAGCGT GGGCACACACGGGTACATGGCCCCCGAGGTCCTGCAGAAGGGCGTGGCCTACGACAGCAGCGCCGACTGGTTCTCCCTGGGCTGCATGCTCTTCAAGCTGCTCCGGGG GCACAGCCCCTTCCGGCAGCACAAGACCAAAGACAAGCACGAGATCGACCGCATGACGTTGACCATG GCCGTGGAGCTGCCCGACTCCTTCTCCCCCGAGCTGCGCTCCTTGCTGGAGGGTCTGCTGCAGAGGGAGGTCAGCCGGAGACTGGGCTGCCTGGGCCGAGG GGCTCAGGAGGTAAAGGAGAGCCCCTTCTTCCGCTCCCTGGACTGGCAGATGGTGTTCCTGCAGAAG TACCCTCCCCCGCTGATCCCCCCACGAGGGGAGGTGAATGCGGCCGACGCCTTTGACATTGGCTCCTTCGATGAGGAGGACACAAAAGGGATCAAG TTGCTGGACAGCGACCAGGAGCTCTACCGCAACTTCCCTCTCACCATCTCGGAGCGGTGGCAGCAGGAGGTGGCAGAGACCGTCTTTGACACCGTCAACGCCGAGACAGACCGGCTGGAGGCCCGCAAGAAAGCCAAGAACAAGCAGCTGGGCCACGAGGACG ACTACGCCTCGGGCAAGGACTGCATCATGCACGGCTACATGTCCAAGCTGGGCAACCCCTTCCTGACCCAGTGGCAGCGGCGGTACTTCTACCTGTTCCCCAACAGGTTGGAGTGGCGGGGCGAGGGCGAGGCCCCG CAGAGCCTGCTGACCATGGAGGAGATCCAGGCCGTGGAGGAGACGCAGATCAAGGAGCGTAAGTGTCTCCTGCTCAAGATCCGCGGCGGGAAGCAGTTCGTCCTGCAGTGCGAC AGCGACCCCGAGCTGGTGCAGTGGAAGAAGGAGCTGCGGGACGCCTACCGCGAGGCGCAGCAGCTGGTCCAGCGGGTACCCAAAATGAAGAACAAGCCGCGCTCGCCCGTGGTGGAGCTCAGCAAGGTGCCGCTGATCCAGCGCGGCAGCGCCAACGGCCTCTGA
- the GRK2 gene encoding beta-adrenergic receptor kinase 1 isoform X2, with product MADLEAVLADVSYLMAMEKSKATPAARASKKILLPEPSIRSVMQKYLEDRTEVTFEKIFSQKLGYLLFRDFCLHHLEEAKPLVEFYEEIKKYEKLETEEERWVRSREIFDSYIMKELLACSHPFSKSATEHVQGHLVKKLVPPDLFQPYIEEICHNLQGDVFQKFIESDKFTRFCQWKNVELNIHLTMNDFSVHRIIGRGGFGEVYGCRKADTGKMYAMKCLDKKRIKMKQGETLALNERIMLSLVSTGDCPFIVCMSYAFHTPDKLSFILDLMNGGDLHYHLSQHGVFSEADMRFYAAEIILGLEHMHNRFVVYRDLKPANILLDEHGHVRISDLGLACDFSKKKPHASVGTHGYMAPEVLQKGVAYDSSADWFSLGCMLFKLLRGHSPFRQHKTKDKHEIDRMTLTMAVELPDSFSPELRSLLEGLLQREVSRRLGCLGRGAQEVKESPFFRSLDWQMVFLQKYPPPLIPPRGEVNAADAFDIGSFDEEDTKGIKLLDSDQELYRNFPLTISERWQQEVAETVFDTVNAETDRLEARKKAKNKQLGHEDDYASGKDCIMHGYMSKLGNPFLTQWQRRYFYLFPNRLEWRGEGEAPSLLTMEEIQAVEETQIKERKCLLLKIRGGKQFVLQCDSDPELVQWKKELRDAYREAQQLVQRVPKMKNKPRSPVVELSKVPLIQRGSANGL from the exons CATCCGCAGCGTCATGCAGAAGTATCTGGAGGACCGCACCGAGGTAACCTTCGAGAAGATCTTCTCACAGAAGCTGG GGTACCTGCTCTTCAGGGATTTCTGCCTGCACCACCTGGAGGAGGCCAAGCCCTTGGTGGAGTTCTACGAGGAG ATCAAGAAATACGAGAAGCTGGAGACCGAGGAGGAGCGCTGGGTGCGCAGCCGGGAGATCTTCGACTCGTACATCATGAAGGAGCTGCTGGCCTGCTCGCAC CCCTTCTCAAAAAGTGCCACGGAGCACGTCCAGGGCCACCTGGTGAAGAAGCTGGTGCCTCCAGATCTCTTCCAG CCCTACATCGAAGAGATTTGTCACAACCTCCAAGGGGATGTGTTCCAGAAGTTCATTGAGAG TGATAAATTCACCCGGTTTTGCCAGTGGAAGAACGTGGAGCTCAACATCCAC ctgACCATGAATGACTTCAGCGTGCACCGCATCATTGGGCGCGGGGGCTTCGGGGAGGTCTACGGGTGCCGGAAGGCCGACACAGGCAAGAT GTACGCCATGAAGTGTCTGGACAAGAAGCGCATCAAGATGAAGCAGGGGGAGACCCTGGCCCTGAACGAGCGCATCATGCTGTCCCTCGTCAGCACCGGG GACTGCCCGTTCATCGTCTGCATGTCCTACGCCTTCCACACGCCCGACAAGCTCAGCTTCATCCTGGATCTCATGAACG GCGGGGACCTGCACTACCACCTGTCCCAGCACGGGGTCTTCTCCGAGGCCGACATGCGCTTCTACGCCGCGGAAATCATCCTGGGCTTGGAGCACATGCACAACCGCTTCGTAGTCTACCGGGACCTGAAG CCGGCCAACATCCTGCTGGACGAGCACGGCCACGTGCGGATCTCGGACCTGGGCCTGGCCTGCGACTTCTCCAAGAAGAAGCCCCACGCTAGCGT GGGCACACACGGGTACATGGCCCCCGAGGTCCTGCAGAAGGGCGTGGCCTACGACAGCAGCGCCGACTGGTTCTCCCTGGGCTGCATGCTCTTCAAGCTGCTCCGGGG GCACAGCCCCTTCCGGCAGCACAAGACCAAAGACAAGCACGAGATCGACCGCATGACGTTGACCATG GCCGTGGAGCTGCCCGACTCCTTCTCCCCCGAGCTGCGCTCCTTGCTGGAGGGTCTGCTGCAGAGGGAGGTCAGCCGGAGACTGGGCTGCCTGGGCCGAGG GGCTCAGGAGGTAAAGGAGAGCCCCTTCTTCCGCTCCCTGGACTGGCAGATGGTGTTCCTGCAGAAG TACCCTCCCCCGCTGATCCCCCCACGAGGGGAGGTGAATGCGGCCGACGCCTTTGACATTGGCTCCTTCGATGAGGAGGACACAAAAGGGATCAAG TTGCTGGACAGCGACCAGGAGCTCTACCGCAACTTCCCTCTCACCATCTCGGAGCGGTGGCAGCAGGAGGTGGCAGAGACCGTCTTTGACACCGTCAACGCCGAGACAGACCGGCTGGAGGCCCGCAAGAAAGCCAAGAACAAGCAGCTGGGCCACGAGGACG ACTACGCCTCGGGCAAGGACTGCATCATGCACGGCTACATGTCCAAGCTGGGCAACCCCTTCCTGACCCAGTGGCAGCGGCGGTACTTCTACCTGTTCCCCAACAGGTTGGAGTGGCGGGGCGAGGGCGAGGCCCCG AGCCTGCTGACCATGGAGGAGATCCAGGCCGTGGAGGAGACGCAGATCAAGGAGCGTAAGTGTCTCCTGCTCAAGATCCGCGGCGGGAAGCAGTTCGTCCTGCAGTGCGAC AGCGACCCCGAGCTGGTGCAGTGGAAGAAGGAGCTGCGGGACGCCTACCGCGAGGCGCAGCAGCTGGTCCAGCGGGTACCCAAAATGAAGAACAAGCCGCGCTCGCCCGTGGTGGAGCTCAGCAAGGTGCCGCTGATCCAGCGCGGCAGCGCCAACGGCCTCTGA